A section of the Cinclus cinclus chromosome 27, bCinCin1.1, whole genome shotgun sequence genome encodes:
- the FMOD gene encoding fibromodulin, whose product MPWATTLILMLAGLCGSSLGQYNEEEDLAWLQYYLRQSRVSSYNYVPYYEEESPAYAYSYPSATDTEPEPEPEPQQATPWRCPQECDCPPNFSSAMYCDTRNLRYLPFVPSRMKYVYFQNNLITSIQEGAFDNATELEWLALHNNQIGSEKMGKRVFGKLQRLERLYMNHNNLTRLPGPLPRSLRELHLSYNHISKVPPNALEGLENLTALYLSHNFIFEMGASLKGLSSLILADLSYNNLRKVPEGLPASLEQLYLEYNYINAIPDDYFQVSPRLLYVRMSHNSLTNQGLSSNTFNSSSILELDLSYNRLQKIPRVNTNLENLYLQGNQINEFSISSFCSVVDVMNYSRLQVLRLDGNEIKRNAVPPDAPLCLRRATVIEI is encoded by the exons ATGCCTTGGGCCACCACCCTCATCCTCATGCTGGCCGGGCTCTGCGGCTCTTCGCTGGGCCAGTACAACGAGGAGGAGGACCTGGCGTGGCTCCAGTACTACCTGCGGCAGTCCCGCGTCTCCTCCTACAACTACGTGCCCTACTACGAGGAGGAGAGCCCCGCGTACGCCTACTCCTACCCCTCGGCCACCGACaccgagcccgagcccgagcccgagccgCAGCAAGCAACGCCCTGGCGGTGTCCCCAAGAGTGTGACTGTCCCCCCAACTTCTCCTCGGCCATGTATTGCGACACCCGCAACCTGCGGTACCTGCCCTTCGTGCCCTCGCGGATGAAATACGTTTATTTCCAGAATAATCTCATCACCTCCATCCAGGAGGGAGCCTTCGACAACGCCACGGAGCTGGAGTGGCTGGCGCTGCACAACAACCAGATCGGCagtgaaaaaatggggaaaagggttTTTGGGAAGCTGCAGCGTTTGGAGAGGCTCTACATGAACCACAACAACCTGACCAGGCTGCCCGGCCCGCTGCCGCGCTCGCTGCGTGAGCTCCACCTCTCCTACAACCACATCTCCAAGGTGCCTCCCAAcgccctggaggggctggagaacCTCACGGCGCTCTACCTCAGCCACAACTTCATCTTCGAGATGGGCGCGTCCCTCAAGGGGCTCAGTTCGTTGATCCTGGCTGACCTGAGCTACAACAACCTCAGGAAGGTTCCCGAAGGGCTCCCGGCATCGCTGGAGCAGTTGTACCTGGAGTACAACTACATCAACGCCATCCCCGACGATTATttccaggtgtcccccaggctGCTCTACGTGAGGATGTCCCACAACAGCCTGACCAACCAAGGGCTCTCCAGCAACACcttcaacagcagcagcatcctggagCTGGACCTCTCCTACAACCGGCTCCAGAAGATCCCGCGGGTCAACACCAACCTGGAGAACCTCTACCTGCAGGGGAACCAGATCAACG agTTCTCCATCAGCAGTTTCTGCTCCGTGGTGGATGTCATGAACTACTCCCGGCTCCAGGTGCTGCGGCTCGACGGCAACGAGATCAAGAGGAACGCGGTGCCCCCGGACGCGCCGCTGTGCCTGCGCCGGGCCACTGTCATCGAGATCTGA